One window of the Esox lucius isolate fEsoLuc1 chromosome 8, fEsoLuc1.pri, whole genome shotgun sequence genome contains the following:
- the nr2c2ap gene encoding nuclear receptor 2C2-associated protein has translation MPSVGKSSDMTSSLICSEIQCRVSSVLNRDVKQFGKKYMFDSNEETCWNSDQGDSQWVTLEFPQPIRVSQLKVQFQGGFSGKTCRLEGCLKDEDMDKIADFYPEDNSSLQSFPIQAAPTLNCLKIVFENSADFFGRIIVYSLDILGERAL, from the exons ATGCCCTCAGTTGGGAAATCATCAGACATGACTTCCTCATTGATTTGCAGCGAAATACAGTGCAG AGTAAGCTCTGTCCTAAACAGAGATGTTAAGCAATTCGGGAAGAAGTACATGTTTGATTCAAATGAAGAAACCTGTTGGAACTCTGACCAG GGTGATTCTCAATGGGTTACCCTGGAATTCCCACAGCCTATCAGAGTGTCCCAATTAAAGGTGCAGTTCCAAGGTGGATTTTCAGGCAAAACATGCAGATTGGAag GATGTCTGAAAGATGAAGACATGGATAAAATCGCTGATTTTTACCCAGAAGATAACAGCTCACTACAA AGTTTTCCCATTCAGGCGGCACCCACACTGAATTGCCTAAAAATAGTGTTTGAGAACAGTGCTGACTTTTTTGGGAGAATAATAGTGTACTCTTTGGACATCCTGGGGGAaagagctttgtga
- the rfxank gene encoding DNA-binding protein RFXANK, giving the protein MDGTILHTVLDGLSVESTCFPDESRGDKLNGVIMVTTENMDVDEESLLKYSTTLTNRQRGNEVTVRPATLDILSIHQLAAQGEVSQVATHLSKDSLLMNRQDERGFTPLMWAAAFGEKAMVDFLLEKGADPSIIAWERESALTLASSGGYADIVKGLLEYGVDINAYDWNGGTPLLYAVRGNHVKCAEALLDKGADMTIEADSGYSPMALAVALGHKKVQKVLENHILKLLKKKA; this is encoded by the exons ATGGACGGCACCATTCTCCACACGGTCTTAGACGGCCTCTCTGTGGAATCCACGTGTTTTCCCGACGAGTCCAGAGGAGACAAGTTAAATG GTGTGATAATGGTGACTACAGAGAACATGGATGTGGATGAGGAGAGTTTGTTGAAATACTCCACCACCCTCACTAATAGACAGCGTGGAAACGAGGTCACAGTCAGACCAGCTACTTTAGACA TTCTGTCCATCCACCAGCTAGCTGCACAAGGGGAGGTCTCCCAAGTGGCAACACATCTGAGCaaag ACAGTTTACTGATGAACCGTCAGGATGAACGGGGCTTCACACCCCTCATGTGGGCAGCAGCGTTCGGAGAAAAAGCTATGGTGGATTTCCTTCTAGAAAAG GGTGCAGATCCTAGTATTATAGCATGGGAAAGGGAGAGTGCCTTGACCCTGGCCAGCTCTGGAGGCTATGCAGACATAGTGAAAGGCCTTCTGGAATATGGAGTAGATATTAATGCTTATGACTGG AATGGTGGAACTCCTCTCCTTTATGCCGTTAGAGGAAACCATGTAAAGTGTGCAGAGGCCCTATTAG ACAAAGGGGCAGACATGACCATTGAGGCAGACTCTGGGTATAGTCCCATGGCCCTTGCTGTAGCACTTGGGCACAAAAAAG TCCAAAAGGTGTTAGAAAACCATATTCTGAAACTCCTGAAGAAAAAGGCATGA